TGCGAAAATCCAAGTGCCGCATCAAGTGCATTCACGGCTTTCTGCACTAACTCCGGATCAGAGTCGCGTGTGGCTTCAAGCGTGTACAGGCCAGTTAAAAAGAACTTGCCGTAATGCTCGGGATACGAAAAAACCACTTCTGCGCCTGCCGCAACCGCCAGCGAGACGGTCGGTTCAAGCACCATTGCGATATCTGCGAGGTCCGCCTCAAGCATGGCCAGGAGGCCCCCGAAGGCGCCTTGAACCACCTTTGCATTCCCGACGATTTCTGCATTGTCTCGCAAGGTCTTGTTTATCAGGGCATAATTTGTGGAAGGGGCTGAATAGGTTGCAATGCGCAGATCTTTTAATTGAGACAGCGCGGTTATTTTCGAGCGATTTCTGGCCACGCCCCAAAACGGCGCACCCGATACTACCGTGCCCACAACGATGCCTGGTTGCCCCCTTTCCCGGGCAATGGCCGCAAATGTCGGGTCGGCCACACCGAACTGCGCCTGTCCGCTCGCGACTGCAGCAAAGGTCTTTTCATCGCCGCCGCCGTTAATCAGGTTCACTTTCAGCCCTTGCTCTTCGAAAAAGCCGCCTTCTATAGCGACATAGAGAGGCATATATATAAACACATGCCCGAACTGGGCGATGGTAATCTCCCTGAGCCCATCTTTTGCAGCGGGCTTTGCTCCGTCCTCTTCCTGACCGCAGCCGAATAGACCGCTGAGCAGCAGCAGAGAGATAGCGAAAATTACGAGTCGTTTCATAGTATTACTCCATATCACAGGCCGCGAAATCCACAGGGCGTGTATATAGTCAAGCAGAAATCGGGCCAGAT
This region of Gammaproteobacteria bacterium genomic DNA includes:
- a CDS encoding ABC transporter substrate-binding protein: MKRLVIFAISLLLLSGLFGCGQEEDGAKPAAKDGLREITIAQFGHVFIYMPLYVAIEGGFFEEQGLKVNLINGGGDEKTFAAVASGQAQFGVADPTFAAIARERGQPGIVVGTVVSGAPFWGVARNRSKITALSQLKDLRIATYSAPSTNYALINKTLRDNAEIVGNAKVVQGAFGGLLAMLEADLADIAMVLEPTVSLAVAAGAEVVFSYPEHYGKFFLTGLYTLEATRDSDPELVQKAVNALDAALGFSHENPGEVKRIAQRMFPELSENIVSNAIDRMLLEGTMPRRALIDPEGWEKAIAVRLANEDLQDESAAKATVDNSFAERAHGENSEPAGEK